CTTTGACCTGCCTCAagcgaatccagactgataaagttctggaacacaacacaccagacatcacagttgtggaaaagaacaaggtttggatcattgatgttgccatcccaggtgacagtcgcactgacgaaaaacaacaggaaaaactcagccgctctcaggacctcaagattgaactgcaaagactctggcagaaaccagtgcaggtggtcccggtggtgatgggcacactgggtgctgtgccaaaagatctcagccggcatttggaaacaatagacattgacaaaattacgatctgccaactgcaaaaggccaccctactgggatctgcgcgcatcatccgaaaatacatcacacagtcctagacacttgggaagtgttcgacttgtggttttgtgaaacgaaatccagcatgtctatcttgtttgctgtgtcatacaacgttgttgtgtcaataataataataataataattgttattaccAGATCCGCCTCGGTGCGTGCTGTGCCGGGAGCCAGAGCGGAAGAGGAAGCTGGGAGGCTTCTGCACGGATCCAGCATCGCGGGTGAAAGAGTTGCCGCTCTGCGCGTGGCAGGGAtctggggagggagagagagagaggagggactcagctggtgtgtgtgtgtgtgtgtgtgtgtcagagtcAAGGCATCACTCCTACGACGGTGGTGTCACGCATGTGGGCAGAGAAAGGCCGCACCCAGAGCCCCTCGCAGGCcaaagaggggaggggaggcacCTGTCCCCTTCCTCACCCACTCCGACTGCCAGGAAGACTCACCTGCATAGTGTGGGGGGCTCTGCCTGAAGGAGCCGCTCAGCTGCTCTGacccctgagagagagagaaggggaaaataaGGGCCGCATAATGGCTGGGGGGTCTCAACGCTGCCCCGCTCCCCATCCTTGACCCTGGTACCGCCTACCTTATTGTTATTGGtatatgtaattttaattgtttatgatttgtttttattgctgagttttatatagcttgttgcctgggcttggctccatgtaagctgccccgagtcccctcggggagatggggcggagtataaaaataaaattattcttattattattaccttgccCCCCCGATGCCTCAGCTGGGAGAAGCTGCTGCCGCTCTCTGCCAGGCTGCCGCTGTGGAAGGGAAAGCGCACCCACGTCAGAAAGAGGGCTGCATGCCGGGGAAGAGGGGCCAGGATTTGGAAATCACCTGACCAttttctctcccaaaggggaGGGAATTCAGGACCCCTCCTTGGGGACTAGCATGGCCTCCAGCAACCCAAGGCAAAGAGGAAGCTGGCTGGGAGTCGCGGTCCCAGGAGGAAGCCCTTAAGGTGTGCTGCTTGCAGGGAAGGAGGTTTCTGGGCAGTGCCCACCCAGGCCCACCTGTCCCGCTTCTCGGGCCCTTGGCTCCAGAGGGGCCACGGCGGAGGGGGCTGCTGCCGCTCGCGCTCCTGCCACAGCTGCAGGGACTCCGGCCGGCGACGCTCCTCCCCAAAGGGCTCCGGCCGGGGCAGGCTGGCCCTGCAAGACACGGGAGAGACACCACGTTAGAAGCAGGCCCAGAGCCCCTTTCCAGGCACGGCTCAAAGCGCCCGTTATGCCCTATTAAACGCCCCACAGGTCTCATGGCTCTGAAAGACCCTCTCTCCCACATTGATTGGTAATTTAGTCCATTTACATCCTCAATTTCTCCCAGCAAAGAGTCTGAGCTAGGCCCTGAGATCCTCAAGAAGGGAGCCCCTCCACATAGTAAGCTGTGGGGCTCCTTCCCTTTAGATCAGTGCTTCCTATCCTTTTTTAaagcaatgctttttttttttttaaaaaaaacaactattgattgtgcaatgcttttgacatgaaataaatcctTTTCTTTAactgaaattatttattattattatatttacagtatttacattccacccttctcaccccgaaggggactcagggcggatcacattacacatataagacaaacattcaatgccataacatagaacacagacagagacagacgcaggcatgggtgggcctcgaactcatgacctcttggtcagagtgacttgttgcagctggctgctaaccagcctgagccacagcccggccagtgttatgctgtgttttatctatgatgtatttttgttatattttattgtatgttgttttgtatttgtatttgtattctttggaaaccgccctgagtcctgtcggtatataaataaagtatcggGGAgatagtatataaataaagtattattatttatattattattattattattgttgttgttgtcatgcctttctttCATGaggagtcagcctctcccctcccgatatCTCCGCTGCCTGAGCACTAGGAGAGGCCTTCACAAGACCAGTCACTcctgttgcaatggtgtagtaacagttacaggactatattttagttctacaggttgggaatcattgctttagatcaggggtccccaaactaaggcccgggggctggttgcggccctccaaggtcatttacctggcccccgccctcagttttataatataatatattgtatatacatataatattgataataatattataatgtaatgcaatataacactaataataataccatataataatattaattatatattctatattacatataatattactaatattacagtatagtagtatagttcaatctagtaatatataatgctaatattgtgctatactaataatataatatattgtatgtacatataatttgtaagccactctgagtcccctttggggtgagaagggtgtgatacaaatgtagtaaataaatgcagtaaataaataaatagtaaataaatacattttagacttaggctcgcccaaagtctgaaatgacttgaaggcacacaacaacaacaacaaccctaattaacttgactatctcattggccagaagcaggaccacacttcccattgaaatcctgataaatgtatgttgcttaaaattatttttattttttaaatattgtattgttctttcattgttgttgttgttgtttttgcactacaaataagacacgtgcagtgtgcatcggaatttgtttgtatttttttttttcaaatgataatccggcccctcaacagtctgaaggattgtagactggccctcggcttaaaaagtttgaggacccctgatatagaatatataattaatattatcatatggtattattattattagtgttatattgtattatattataatattatcaatattatatgtatatacaatatattatattataaaactgagggtgggggccaggtaaatgaccttggagggccgcatccggcccccgggccttactttggggacccctgctttagatgctgGATGGCTCCCCGCAACTACTCTTGTTGCGAGGCAGAGACATCTGCCGGAGAAGACAGGTGACATATCCCACCTGGGCCACTTTTGGATATTCTTGCTTCAAGTGGAGACCGCACATTCCCTTTTCCCATTGTATACAAAAAGGTAAACAGTGCTCCGAGGGGCATGCCGGCAGGGGTCGCTGCTCACCTGCTGGTCAGACCGGACTCCGAAGCGGGGCCTCCTTTGAGGAAAGCGCTCCTCCCGGCTCTGTGCTGCTCCTGCAAAGGAAGGGGCAGAGAAGAGGGGCTCAGTGGGGCAGCCTGCTTTACCTCTGCCTCTCCAGACCAGCCTTTataccaagggtccccaaactaaggcccgggggccggatgcggcctggcccccgccctcagttttataatataatatttttatatcattttaaataatataatatattgtatataaatataatattgataataatataatgttatacaatataatactaataataccatataataatattaattatatgatatatattacatataatattacagtatagtggtatagttcaatatagtaatatataatgctaatattgtgctatgctaataatataatatattgtatgtacatacagctgctctgagtccccttcgaggtgagaagggcgggatataaatgtaataaataaatgtagtaaatgaataaataaataaataattttagacttaggctcgcccaaagtctgaaatgacttgaaggcacacaacaacaacaatcctaattaacttgactatctcattggccagaagcaggcccacacttcccattgaaatcctgataggtttaggttggttacaattgttttcattgttgttgttgttgttttgcactacaaataagacatgtgcagtgtgcataggaatttgtttgtcttttttcctccaaatgataattcggcccctccacagtctgaaggattgtgaaccggccctctgctttaaaagtttgaggacccctgctttacaccatgcaagggcaaacttgggcactccttttaggtgttttggactgcaactcccaccattcctcgcagcctcaggccccttccttttccccctccgccgcttaagcggcggagggggaaaaggaaggggcctgaggctgcgaggaatggtgggagttgcagtccaaaacatctacaaggagggcccaagtttgcccttgcctgttcTAGAATCCTTTTATACCTCAATGGAAGGCGTCCCGTGAAAGCCGTTGTCCGACTTGCCCTCGGCCACCaagtcctcctcgtcctcctccccGTTGAGGCTGCTGTCGATGTAGTCCACCTGATCCAGGTCTCCGCCGTCAACTGCGTTTCGGAAGAGAAGGACTTGCACTCAGGACCCCTCCCCACCCAGACAGGCTTGTGCTGCCTCCCCCAGCCCCGGCTCCTCACCTGCCCCATTGCGCCGCTCCTTCAGCTGCCTGGGGTCCCGGGCCAGCTCCGCGATGCGGAAGGAGAGGTCCGAGAACTCGTCTGCGGACTGAGAGGCAAAGCAAAGGAAAGGAGTCAGGCTCCGGAGAATATGGACAAAAGCCTTTCAACCTGGGGTTGCCCGTTCTTAGAATCACAAATATAGAGGAGGTAAACACGGGTTGTGTCTGTTAAATCACAGTAATATTGTGCATATATATCCAGCAAAATATTAATACACAGCAGTGTAGTATTTCTAAAATAGATATTACAGGATTAAATTCTCACAAATATGTGTACATATAGCAAAACAGTTTGAGTTTAATTCACTCTACTGCTTAAAGCATATAGTGCAGGGATAAGCTTTTactcatatatatacagtagagtctcacttatccaacataaaccggccagcagaacgttggataagcaaatatgttggataataaggagagattaaggagaagcctattaaacagcaaattaggttatgattttacaaattaagcaccaaaacatcatgttatgcaacaaattggacagaaaaagtaattcaatacacagtaatgctacgtagtaattactgtatttacgaatttcgcaccaaaatatcacgatgtattgaaaacattgactacaaaaatgcgttggataatccagaatgttggataagtgagactctactgtatgtacaagtAACAAAATAGTTAGAGTTCAATTCATTCTTTTGCGTCTTTCTataacaatactagctgtgcccggccacgcgttgctgtggcgaagtctggtggtctgggaaataaagtattgaggaattggtggtagttaaggtcaagggtaaaggttttccccagacattaagtccagtcgtgtctgactctggaggttggtgctcatctccatttctaagccgaagagccggcgttgtccgtagactcctccaaggtcatgtgggatgactacatggagcggcgttaccttcccgccggagcagtacctattgatgcactcacatttgcatgttttcgaacttctgggttggcagaagctggggctaacagtgggggctctctccgctcccccaattcaaacctgtggcctttcggtccagaagttcagcagctcagcactttaacacgctgcgccatcaggggatattatttcctaaaggttgtgaatatacaatatttctgattggttttttttgtttgttggaggcaagtatgaatgctgcaattaggaaaaatgattaggatgtaatggccttgcagctttaaagcctggctgtttcctccctgagtgaattttttgttgggaggtgttagctggccctgattgtttcctgtctggaattcccttgttttcagagtggtgttgtttgcgatattttatgtgcttctactgtctgtggccctgagaaaacaggatttgccagactttgatgatgggaatactttgttgggaggtgttagctggccccgattgtttcctgtgtggaattcccctgtttatttactgtcctggttttagggattatattgttctgcattattctatcccagtaattatttcatattaaagaagaatctcacttttccaacattcgcttatacaatgttctggattatccaacgcagtctgccttttcataatcaatgtttttgtagtcagtgttttaaattcattgtgatattttagtggtaaatttgtaaatacagtacagtagagtctcacttatccaacataaacgggccggcagaacgttggataagcgaatatgttggataatgaggaattaaggataaccctattaaacatcaaattaagttatgattttacaaattaagcaccaaaacatcatgttagacaacaaatttgtcagaaaaagtagttcagtacacagtaatgctatatagtaattactgtatttatgaatttagcaccaaaatatcacgatatattgaaagcattgactacaaaaatgtgttggataatccagaacgttggataagcgaggcttggataagtgagactctactgtaaatactacatagcattactgcgtatggaactactttttctgtcaaatttgttgtataatatgatgttttggtgcttaatttgtataacgattacctaatttgatgtttaattggcttttcctgaatcccttcttattatccaacatattcacttatcctgccggcctgtttacgttggataagtgagactctactgtatattgataatcttaaattatctgcttagaactggattatatgaggccccttcttcacagctgtataaaatgcacactgaagtggattatatggcagtgtggagtcaagataatccagtgcaaagcagataatataagattataaatgggttatatagctgtgtggaagggccttgagtctacactgccatataatccagtgcaaattagataatctgtggaagacgtctaagtgaggcctaaatctgcctgtcccctaactgaaacctggctgtcccttggttgctaggcaaccaagtgggcagagattagccctctaaactggcagcaattggataaaaaaattattgctctccctctaattaggactttatttttcttttcttttttgttgtatcaaccttgaggcgtggatgatgggttgtgttgtcaaattttgaggttggggggcctgtacttttgttgttttgtgaattgccgtgatgccatcactcttttatatatatagattatagttGCGCAGTATGCTGCAAGTAGTTGTCTTCTTTTGCTTTCCTGCATATGAAGAGGAGGTTATGATTTTGGCTTAGAATCACAAAGCCATCCAAGTCCAACCCTTCCGCCAGGCAGGGAAAGACCGCCTTCCCAGTTCTGGGGGTCAAAGGAGGGGTGGGAGACCCCAAACCGAGCCTCCTTCCCCAGCACCTTGAGAAGTTTTGCCATGTTCGGGGCCTTCACTGTACCTCATTCCCTGACCAGCGCTTGCTCCCGCTGTCCACGCTGTTGAAGCCCGAGTCCAGGCCGCCGTATTGCCGCACAGGGTAGAAGTCGTCCGGGAGGCtgcagggaggaggagaaaggagtaTAGAATGGGGAGAAGAGCATAGAGGATAGCAATGGGAAGGAAGCATAACAAGGGGAGAGGAGTATAGCAGTGGGAGATGAACACAGCAGTGGGAGAGGATAGCAATGGGAAAAGAGCATGACAATGGGAGAGGAAAACAGCCGTGGGAGAAGAGCACAGcaaggggagaggaggaaagcAATGGGAAGGAAGCATAACAAGGGGAGAGGAGTATAGCAGTGGAAGACGAGCAAAGCAATGGGAGAGGAGCATAGAAAGGGGGGAGAAGCACAGCAATGGGACAGGATAAACAATGGGAAAGGATCATGGCAatgggagagaaggaaagcaaTGGGATAGGAGCACAGCAATGGGAGAGAAGCACAGAAAGGGCATAAAAGTATAGCAATGGGAAAGGAGAATGGTAATGGGAGAGGAGCAGAGCAAGGGGAGAGGAAGATAGCAATGGGAAGGAAGCATAACAATGGGAGAGGAACATAGCAGTGGGAGACAAACACAGCAATGGGAGAGGATAGTAATGGGAAAAGAGCATGACAATGGGAGAGGAGCACAGAAAGGGGAGAAGCATGACAATGGAAGAGGAGCATAGCAATGGGAGTGGAGCATGGTAAtgggagaaggaggaaagaggaggaaagcaatggtaagGAAGCATAGCAATGGGAAAAGAGAACAGTAATAGGAGAGGAGTACAGCAATGGGAGAAAAGCACAGCAATTGAAGGGGAGCATATGGAAGGGGAGAACAGCAATGGGAGAGATAGCAATGGTAAAGAAGAATGGTAATGGGAGAGGAGCACAGCAATAGGGGAAGAGCATAGCAATGGAAGAGGAGAATAGCAACAGGAGGGTTTTGTCCTCCCCAAAGACCCATTCCCTCCGGCAAAGCAGCACCCCCTCCCCCTGGCCAAGCCTCTTGCAGCCAAGGCAAGCCCCTCACCAGGTCCCAAAGGCGGTGGGGCGGCTCCCGCGGGCGAATTCCGCCAGGTCTGGCCGTCCCTTGCTGCAGGCCTCGATGTGGAGGTATTTGAAGATGTGGATCTTGCCTTTCAGGCAAATCTAGAGGGGAGACAGAGGTCCGTCAACGCTTGAAAGCCCCTCCAGGTGGACTAAAACCATCTCGTGCCCCCTCCTTTGCACAAAACTCAAAAAGTGAAGCTTGTGACATCCAAATGCCCCCTGGACTACCTTTGACCCAGGTGCCATGACCTATGACGTGGCCAGGCTGCCCAGGTAGGGTCAGGATTAGGAGGGACTTTTGAGGCAGAAGGAAGAATAGGATGTGGTGGTTAATGCAGTGTGAGTAGTAtatgtggagccccggtggcaaagtgtgttaaagtataTAGGTTGTAGTTATGTTAGTAGTAAGCTTGATGAAGGTTGTTGAGGGACAGATGGTGCTTTGGAGAGTGTGTTGGAGAACTGCTGCTGCAAGGACGAAGGAGctgtaaagtttgtatatttgtatattgctGCAACTAAAGTAAAGCCTTCCTGCTTATTTGGAAAAGAATCATCtctgtgtgtacagtagagtctcacttatccaacacttgcttatccaacgttctggattatccaacgcatttttatagtcaatgttttcaatacatcatgatattttggtgctaaattcgtaaatacagtaattactacatagcattattgcgtattgaactacgttttctgtcaaatttgttgtctaacatgatgttttggtgcttaatttgtaaaatcataacctaatgtgatgttgaataggcttttccttaatctctccttattatccaacatatttgcttatccaacgttctgcccacccgtttatgttggataagtgagactctactgtatatattctgtATATCCTTTGTACATGGCTGCAACAAAGCAGAAGGAAAAGCCTTCCTGTTTACTATTTGGAAAAGGACAATAAAGTCTCTgcgtgttttgttgttgttgttgttgagtagaAGTCCGGTACAACGGTGCTTTTGGAGACCCGGTTCCTTGAGAGGAACTAATAAGAGCCACTTCCACCAGAACAGGAGTTTCATGACTGCACTGAACCCCTGACACCGATGACAGGGCTGACGGGAGGCACGGTGGGGGGCATGCAGAGGGTGGGCACTCCGTCCGTACCTGTGCAGGTGGGCACTGCAGGGGGTTGTTCTCCAGGAGGATGGACTGCAGGTGCCGGAGGTGGCGGAAGCAGACGGGAATGCGGGTGACGCGGTTGCAGGAGAAGTCCAGCCGCACCAGGGGCAGCTCAGCCAGCtctgggagggaggaggagacacCACAGTTAGGGCGGATCGAGGGGCAAGgggggaagccccccgcccgggAGGAGACTGACCTTCCGGCAGGCAGCTGATCTGGTTCTTCCGGAGGTTGAGGTCCCGGAGCGACTCCAGGCCACCGACACTGGACGGGAGGGACTGCAGCTCATTGCTGCTAACATCCTGTGGGGAAGAGCCAAGGAGGAAGGGGTTGAAAGAGAGAGACCCCTCCCCACAAATAGCCAggtggggaaggaggaagagcctGGCACTGACCAGGAGGAAAAAggcatttggggagggggtgaaaAGGGGCAGCCATGTTAACCACTGGTGGGGTCtgagaatcatagcatcatacaataagagagctggaagagaccacatgggccatctagtccaacatcatgcaatgcacaaaagcaccatcaaatcagccctggacagatggccatccactctccatttaaaagcatccaaggaaggagcttccatggGACTCCAAGGTGTTGTGGtcatctctgagcagttagactcaattcaaccctctctgggggagattccaccaaaaatcagcagagtagcaaaagcaaaagctttcaaatgcagcagttacttacacggggcgagcaaagagaagcctttgaccatttaggattgcaatggactgcagagtctcagaaaaagttcaaaaagtatttattcaggtaaaaagaactccattgtagatagaaaggcttgggagctgtctagtctactctagactggtttctaaggagaaaataagaaaggaaaaataacaaacatctaaatagttacatcttgcctggagagATGGcgggatgcttcttgttagctagaagaacaaagggagaagagagaaccaacatggttccaacctcatggtccagtttattggggccataaagacattctgaccaatgagaagttagtgtccctggagattcgcagttctactaacttcaaagtaagggatgtgacgtacacaggagagagtgaaacacagtaaagcctgtctaggcatgctttggaaacagggaaaggattccctcaatctaactctatcctctatctaactacatttggacttgagtagtctaggatgattcccaacacgaggcagagagttccactgctgcacagtcaggaagtttttcctaatgttcagctggaatctccattcctgtcatttgaacccatggctctgattcctagtttccagggcagcagaaaacaagctgctcCCTTTTTCTTAGGgcatcatttcacatatttatacatggctctcatatctcctctcagcttctcttctgcaggctcttTCCcagataattatttatttatttgtgacatttatatcccgccgttctcactcagaaggggactcagggcgacttacaaattatatgtacatacaatatattgtattattagcacagcacagtacaagcattatatattactatattgtgctataccactatactgcaatattattagtaatagtacatgtaatggataatatacaattataatagtgcattatattatgatattattatcaatattatatgtatatacaatatattatattattaatacagcagaatattagtattatatattttatattgttatattgacaaagGAGACATTGGAGATATTCCCATTTCTCTAATATTGCTCTCTAGGTCTACTTCTGATTCTTTCGTTTTCTCTTCCTTTGATTTAACTACtgtctttaaagcaggcatgagccaacttcagtcctccttcaggtgttttaggcttcagctgccacaattcctaacatcctaccGGCCTATgccttgctttatttatttatttacagtatttctattccgaaggggactcagggcggatcacattatacacacatagggcaaacattcaatgcccataaacacatcgaaccgagacagagacagacagatgcggaggcaatttaaccttctcctgaggggatgtttgattctggccacaggggagagcagctgcttcatcatccactctgaccgcacttcctcattccaatgtcgtaaattagttaaacttgcctccccacttttataagtggtaccttatttcctacttgatagatgcaactatctttcgggttgctaggtcagcaatgagcaggggctattttttattttttattgacgggtgaaCTCatcacctcatggtcagagtgatttattgcagcaggctgctcaccagcctgcgccacagcccggcccctgcgccacagcctggctttaAAGCTTTCCCTTATGACACCAGGCTTTCAACCACTCCAGGATGCCACAGGACAAGGCTGA
This sequence is a window from Anolis carolinensis isolate JA03-04 chromosome 6, rAnoCar3.1.pri, whole genome shotgun sequence. Protein-coding genes within it:
- the lrch4 gene encoding leucine-rich repeat and calponin homology domain-containing protein 4 isoform X1, giving the protein MAAGEGGAEAEALPPPSPSSGPERALEEAAASGKLSLAGRRLRHFPGGAARRWDLSDTTQADLSRNRFAEVPEDACHLMSLEGLSLYHNCLRSIPAAIANLQALTYLNLSRNQLSSLPSCVCRLPLKVLIASNNKLASLPEDIGALRSLRQLDVSSNELQSLPSSVGGLESLRDLNLRKNQISCLPEELAELPLVRLDFSCNRVTRIPVCFRHLRHLQSILLENNPLQCPPAQICLKGKIHIFKYLHIEACSKGRPDLAEFARGSRPTAFGTCLPDDFYPVRQYGGLDSGFNSVDSGSKRWSGNESADEFSDLSFRIAELARDPRQLKERRNGAVDGGDLDQVDYIDSSLNGEEDEEDLVAEGKSDNGFHGTPSIEEQHRAGRSAFLKGGPASESGLTSRASLPRPEPFGEERRRPESLQLWQERERQQPPPPWPLWSQGPEKRDSGSLAESGSSFSQLRHRGGKGSEQLSGSFRQSPPHYADPCHAQSGNSFTRDAGSVQKPPSFLFRSGSRHSTHRGGSGCFSPDSPSEPWRPRPLDERELVHELRKAIESHLNITLAEDLGEALANGVVLCQLVNHLHPRLVPFIHVPSPAVPKLNVVKSRKNVENFLAACRQLGVPEVSLCSASEVLFLPKGLSRGLLLLLEALLLVRAPPARKPPALPALSRPPAGFGAFYVLVMLLLYLAYRKLWG
- the lrch4 gene encoding leucine-rich repeat and calponin homology domain-containing protein 4 isoform X2, encoding MAAGEGGAEAEALPPPSPSSGPERALEEAAASGKLSLAGRRLRHFPGGAARRWDLSDTTQADLSRNRFAEVPEDACHLMSLEGLSLYHNCLRSIPAAIANLQALTYLNLSRNQLSSLPSCVCRLPLKVLIASNNKLASLPEDIGALRSLRQLDVSSNELQSLPSSVGGLESLRDLNLRKNQISCLPEELAELPLVRLDFSCNRVTRIPVCFRHLRHLQSILLENNPLQCPPAQICLKGKIHIFKYLHIEACSKGRPDLAEFARGSRPTAFGTCLPDDFYPVRQYGGLDSGFNSVDSGSKRWSGNESADEFSDLSFRIAELARDPRQLKERRNGAVDGGDLDQVDYIDSSLNGEEDEEDLVAEGKSDNGFHGTPSIEEQHRAGRSAFLKGGPASESGLTSRASLPRPEPFGEERRRPESLQLWQERERQQPPPPWPLWSQGPEKRDSGSLAESGSSFSQLRHRGGKGSEQLSGSFRQSPPHYADPCHAQSGNSFTRDAGSVQKPPSFLFRSGSRHSTHRGGSGCFSPDSPSEPWRPRPLDERELVHELRKAIESHLNITLAEDLGEALANGVVLCQLVNHLHPRLVPFIHVPSPAVPKLNVVKSRKNVENFLAACRQLGVPEESLCAPCHVLEEEGLPRLASTIRGLLDAGQRVPRKPNPAS